The sequence gtacgaaccataatataatagttaaaaattatataagccaatgttgcaaaaacaattatctcaatatccataattaatgtacatttttaggattttgagcaccaaaatttatttttatttaccttgattttgaattcgtatctagcataatccacattcttcaagaataaacatcttatcaagcgtattagatgcttacaatctccttgtctagaaaattggaaaaaaaataacttcttgataataataataataataataataataataatataacataatttatattgaaataaacttcattgtaagtataatattccaatatctctttaatattttatttaatatgtctcaaatttcaatgaacaactatcgtgtgaaactttatatctatttgtaccaaaatgcataaaaataaaaaatacaatccatatcaattagctaaactcaaactaaaaaaatgagtggatttcaacatgttctgaattagaaaaattaatctaacttcaattaaaactaaaaattgagttcataaaaagccgaaaatctaaattttagttagagttaacaatcaaaacgataacacctaggaacatatactaaaaaaaatgcaaatatacaaaatctttattttagtcattttgaaaaataaataaataaaaaagaaaacatggataaggtagcgagatgtATGGAATCTGGacaacgacagaaatggaatttcatctctgaaagatgaaactataacaacaattgtttaataaaaataaaacaacatcacaattgagaaagccaaaaattgagttcatataaagcctaaaatctaaattttagttaagagttagcaatcgaaacgataacacctagcaacatatactaaaaaagaatacaaatttacaaaatctttattttagtcattttgaaaaaaaagacaaataaaaaagaaaacatggataaggtagcaagaggtatggaacctgggtaacgacagaaatagaatttcatctctgaaaaatgaaactataacaactattgtttaataaaaagaaaacaataacacaattaagaacaaaaataattacaacatatgaaaaaaatcgaataattaccttgataaACATAaggatttcttgtaatttttgacacttttgtgttttccagttttagttgttcatgcatcttctgtttctgtcggatttcttcaattgaagctatcggtttggaaaaaaaagacaaataaaaaagaaaacatggataagatagcgagaggtatagaacctgtgtaacaacagaaatgaatctgaaagatgaaactataataactattgtttaataaaaataaaacaacaacataattgagaacaaaataactacaacatatgaaaaaaatcgaatatttaccttcagaaatataatattatctatcgtgaccaatgagtATAATGGtgaaatactatctatcatgctttatatagaagtttatttgtgacttttggatttcctttgctttgtgttttttcatcttcccgtaactcttgctttcttttattattttaattaataggctagtaattatttaatatattataaatataaatttgttatttttaattaattaaatatttatttttaattaattaaatatttttaatctgattttttactacgttgacaactcatcaaaaagacctctaaaacacttcttttcatttctctctatttccgtaattatatatagtatagattattCAGATTAAAAACCTTTGAAAATTTGTCTTTCTTGTTTGCATTATACCTTCAACCGAGGCCAGGATCAGTCCAATCTATATTTGggattattttatatttattcagTTTTTAATCCATTATAACTTTTGTTTGAATGGAGGGATGAGATGACATAAAAGATTGATTTAAAAGTTCAACAAAGATTTTAAATAGGAACGATGAAATATTTCCTTTGAGATGAgatttaatatgttttacaAAATACATATATCGTTCTCCTTTTTAATTTCTGCAATCAAATTTGCATTCTACTTTTAAGCTACAAATGGTTATATATGATacaaaatgcaacaaaaattaacaaataagtCATGTCAAACTGACTATATTTGTAAATTGTGTTATCATGCCAAAAATTGACAGCCCTGTAAGTTGCTCCTTGTTTACATGAATTTTTGCACTGTTATCGTGCCAAAAATTGACAGCCCTATAGTTGCTCCTTGTTTACAAGGATTTTTGCAATGTTAGTGTCCAATTTGTGGGGTTTTCTTAGGAGCGCCTGGTGCTTGCAGTACCCGGTTGAAATTGCGCCATGTGGGCAACACATGGCGGAATCCTAAGCAGGTATTGCAAGCACTGGCTGCTTGCAATAAAACCCCCCAAATCACACTGATATTGTTCAAAAGCCAAGGAAGCTAGGCAGAATGAGAACAACTTCCCAAATTCCTTGGAGAGCGGAGACTCTTTATTTTCCAAAGCTAATTCACAAAAACTCTGATTATCTGCAGATATTAACCCAGTGGTAATATGCATTATGAATTCTGTTGCTATTTTCTCCCTAAAAAGAACTCCTTTATTCCCATAATCAACACATACTATTCCAAATACAGACTTCTGATCAATAACAAAACTAAAATGACCTTTGAACTCGATACAACATATCAGTCGAATACTTAAAAGCTTACAAGAGCTGGAAAGAACTGCCCTGATAACTTAAAGAGCCTTTAAGATTTCATCAACACTGGAGACGGTAAACTCTCCGCCTTCTTCAAGGTTTGCAGCCTTCACTTTGAGGTCATCCACCAAGAGGGCAAACCTTCTAGATCGAATACCGAGTCCTTTCTCTTTTAAGTCAAGCTCAAGGCCAAGAGCATGGGTGTATGTTCCTGAACCATCAGCCAAGAACTTAACATGCTTGTTTTCCGGGTAAGTTTTGGCCCATGCCTTCATCACAAAGGGGTCATTGACTGCAAATAATATTCATAACTCAGATGCCATATGCGAATACTATATACTATGGTGCTATCAGGCAATGCTATGTGAGATTGTATTCAATAAAGCAATAGATTTCCAGTATCAATTTGAAAATCCATGATTCCATAGCTGGAACTCAGATGCCAAAACACATTAATACTATATAGTTTTGATGCTAGCAGACAATGGTATATGAGAGTGGATTCAATAAAGCAGTAGATTTCCAATGTCAATTTGAAAATTCATGATTTAATAACTAGAACTGAATtccataatttatattaaaactTGATGTAACACATATACAACCCTCCATTATTTTCTTTAAGTTATGCTTAGCTCACTTCACAACAACGTTCTTAAACGTGGAACATGACAACTTCCATGCATACAAGGTAACTTCTATCCTTAAGAGCTATAAATAGCTTGCCATTTAATGCTGCAAGGATATTTCTTTTTTCGGACTCAGCGAGAAGCAAAACATTTACTAAGTTATTCTGAACCTTACTCAAGACAAAGGAAAGTCTACTGTCGTCTACTGGCATCTCAAGGTCATTAATCTCATGATTAAGGCCTTCATCCCAAAAGCATTAGGCTTTCAACAATTGATCTTTCCTTCAAAAATATATTCTTGTGCTTAGGCTACAACAGTACTATATATGATGATGCTATTAGATAACGGTATACGAGAGTGGATTCATTCAATGGAGCAGTAGATTTTCCAATGCCAATTTGACCATTCAAGATTCAATCAACTACTAATGATTAAAATCCCAATAACCAAGCAAAGTTCTTCATACAATATACAAGTTTACTTTCTAAAAAGACACTGATCTTATTATACTCTTGAATCCAAGGCCAGAGTTAATGAACTAGAAGGCCAAAGTTAGTTTTTGACTTTGTTAACTGTAATGTTCAATTGAAAATCACATGCTCTTATTGAAATGATAAACGAAGTATCACCAATATATCAGAGTCAAACATGAGTAAAGTGTTAAAATCcccaaaaataaattgaaaagaAACGTACCGCTGAGGCACAGAATTTCTGCGACTCCCTTTGATTTCaactcatctgctttctcaatAAAGCCTGGAACATGCTTCAAGCTAACACACAAGCCAATAACACCAATTAAAATCCCTCAATTCGACAAATCTCAAACTTAAGATCGTAATGCCTATTGACGGAGAACACGAAGAATTTTTTGTACCTGCAAGTTGGGGTGAAAGCACCAGGAACACCGACGATGACGATCTTCTTACCGGCG comes from Euphorbia lathyris chromosome 8, ddEupLath1.1, whole genome shotgun sequence and encodes:
- the LOC136203816 gene encoding peroxiredoxin-2, yielding MAPIAAGDTLPDGTLAHFDEQDQMQQVSIHSLAAGKKIVIVGVPGAFTPTCSLKHVPGFIEKADELKSKGVAEILCLSVNDPFVMKAWAKTYPENKHVKFLADGSGTYTHALGLELDLKEKGLGIRSRRFALLVDDLKVKAANLEEGGEFTVSSVDEILKAL